A DNA window from Calliphora vicina chromosome 1, idCalVici1.1, whole genome shotgun sequence contains the following coding sequences:
- the Trm7-32 gene encoding tRNA (cytidine(32)-2'-O)-methyltransferase — translation MGKTSKDKRDIYYRLAKEEGWRARSAFKLLQIDEKFHILKGVTRAVDLCAAPGSWSQVLSKRLYENRNDNEEVKIIAVDLQAMAPLNGVIQLQGDITKLSTAQSIIEHFGGEDQKAQLVICDGAPDVTGLHDIDEYIQSQLLLAALSITTHVLMPGGNFVAKIFRGKDTSLLYSQLRIFFEKVSIAKPASSRNSSIEAFVVCQNYRCPEGYIPQMINPMVDDVQVIQNATESKINKELIPFVVCGDLRGFDSDMSYSLNLNEDTEYTYREVVQKPISPAYKEILEKLKNCSIKHSAITIQHQQMDSPSIPEDPTVYY, via the exons atgggtaaAACTTCCAAAGATAAACGTGATATATATTATCGTTTAGCCAAAGAAGAAGGTTGGCGTGCACGTAGTGCTTTTAAACTGCTTCAAATTGATGAGAAATTCCATATATTAAAAG GAGTAACACGCGCCGTTGATTTGTGTGCCGCTCCTGGTAGTTGGTCACAGGTATTGTCAAAACGTTTGTACGAAAATCGCAACGATAATGAAGAGGTCAAGATTATTGCCGTAGATCTTCAAGCTATGGCCCCCTTAAATGGAGTCATACAACTGCAAGGTGACATTACTAAACTAAGTACGGCACAGTCAATCATTGAGCATTTTGGTGGTGAAGATCAAAAGGCCCAATTGGTTATATGTGATGGTGCACCGGATGTTACCGGTCTTCATGATATTGATGAATACATTCAAAGTCAACTGTTGCTAGCAGCTCTTAGCATAACAACGCATGTTCTAATGCCGGGTGGTAATTTTGTAGCAAAAATTTTTAGAGGCAAAGATACGAGCTTATTGTACTCACAATTGAGAATCTTTTTTGAGAAGGTGTCGATTGCTAAACCGGCTAGTTCAAGAAATTCCAGCATTGAAGCCTTTGTAGTATGCCAAAATTATCGCTGTCCCGAAGGCTATATACCACAAATGATCAATCCCATGGTCGACGATGTACAAGTTATACAAAATGCCACTGAATCGAAAATTAACAAAGAATTGATACCATTTGTGGTGTGTGGGGATTTAAGAGGATTTGATTCGGATATGTCTTATAGTTTGAAT CTAAATGAAGATACTGAATATACCTATCGTGAAGTCGTACAAAAGCCCATATCACCAGCTTACAAAGAGATActagaaaaattaaagaattgttCCATCAAACACTCAGCTATAACAATTCAACATCAGCAAATGGATTCCCCTAGTATTCCAGAAGATCCTACcgtatattattaa
- the LOC135954880 gene encoding fatty-acid amide hydrolase 2, which translates to MVEKHGSVKKKKMGKKCNKFLDALLVLVHVVVDYILEFVLGWYLGPQQRCSPPEDKKQDDVVSKSAVELALLIKQRKLKAYDVVKTYCDRIKTVNREINAVVDGPFAEALEEAKEIDRKLDNGEISEEDLKAKPFLGVPFTTKDSTEVAGKLHTLGLIARKNERAKEDAECVRLMKESGAIIIATSNVPEVNKWIESRNMLIGQTNNPYDLRRSVGGSSGGEAALISACCTGFGLGTDIGGSIRIPAFNCGVYGHKPSTNVVNMRGCTFRTGKEEKTMVAAGPMTRYATDLMPILKVLSGPKMSDTLKLSQNVDLKKLRYFYIPTNKMKQCNPVNRETQMRMYQIRRHFQNLTGQEVKLADLPKLEVTGKMWRYWMTQEPANFNKLLGNGVDLNPFVELFKKIIGKSDFTMAAIYSLIDSLLPKEKESLIREATTQCKEALQELLGDDGVLFFHSSPRTAPFHYYPLVKIMDFSYFSIFNVLQVPVTQVPLGLDANGLPMGVQVVANDMNDRLCLAVAEELERGFGGWVPPYAAIRN; encoded by the coding sequence ATGGTGGAAAAACACGGTTCcgttaaaaagaagaaaatgggTAAAAAGTGTAACAAATTCTTGGACGCCCTGTTGGTCTTGGTTCATGTGGTAGTTGATTATATACTGGAATTTGTTTTGGGTTGGTATTTGGGCCCCCAGCAGAGATGCAGTCCTCCAGAGGATAAAAAACAAGATGACGTTGTTTCAAAAAGTGCAGTGGAGTTAGCTTTACTGATTAAGCAGCGTAAATTAAAAGCTTATGATGTGGTGAAAACTTATTGTGATCGTATTAAGACTGTTAATCGCGAAATAAATGCCGTAGTCGATGGTCCATTTGCAGAAGCTCTAGAGGAAGCCAAGGAAATCGATCGCAAACTCGATAATGGTGAAATAAGTGAAGAAGATTTGAAAGCGAAACCATTTTTGGGTGTACCTTTTACCACCAAAGATAGTACAGAGGTGGCTGGCAAATTGCACACATTGGGCTTGATAGCTCGCAAAAATGAACGAGCAAAAGAAGACGCTGAATGTGTGCGTTTAATGAAAGAAAGTGGTGCCATTATTATAGCCACCAGCAACGTTCCGGAAGTGAACAAATGGATAGAATCCCGTAATATGTTGATAGGACAAACTAATAATCCCTATGACTTAAGGCGTTCCGTTGGTGGATCATCTGGTGGAGAAGCGGCTTTAATTAGTGCTTGTTGCACTGGTTTTGGTTTAGGCACCGATATAGGGGGCTCTATACGTATACCAGCGTTTAACTGTGGAGTTTATGGACATAAGCCTTCAACTAATGTGGTCAATATGCGAGGCTGTACATTCCGCACgggaaaagaagaaaaaacaatGGTAGCAGCCGGACCTATGACCCGCTATGCCACAGACTTAATGcctattttaaaagttttatcaGGTCCCAAAATGTCTGATACTTTAAAACTCTCTCAAAACGTAGACTTGAAAAAGTTGCGCTACTTTTATATACCTACGAATAAAATGAAGCAATGTAACCCGGTAAATCGTGAAACCCAAATGCGCATGTACCAAATACGaagacattttcaaaatttaaccggCCAGGAAGTTAAATTAGCCGACTTGCCAAAATTGGAAGTGACTGGAAAAATGTGGCGTTATTGGATGACCCAGGAACCAGCTAATTTCAATAAGCTCTTGGGCAATGGTGTTGACCTCAATCCGTTTgtggaattatttaaaaaaattattggaaaaagTGATTTTACTATGGCAGCTATATATTCGTTGATTGATTCGCTTTTACCCAAAGAAAAAGAAAGTTTAATACGGGAGGCGACCACACAATGCAAAGAAGCATTGCAAGAATTGTTGGGCGATGATGGAGTATTATTTTTCCACAGCTCTCCACGCACTGCACCATTCCATTACTATCCTCTTGTTAAGATAATGGATTTCAGttacttttcaatatttaatgttttgcaAGTGCCAGTAACACAAGTGCCCTTAGGTTTGGATGCTAATGGTCTGCCTATGGGTGTTCAAGTAGTGGCCAATGACATGAACGATCGTTTGTGTTTGGCTGTGGCTGAAGAATTAGAGCGTGGCTTTGGTGGTTGGGTACCACCATATGCTGCTAtacgaaattaa
- the mTerf5 gene encoding transcription termination factor 5, mitochondrial, translated as MFRQHPNQLQLFVRQIVATIPRYYATSKSKPASATINSNKDDEVVFSPELGASFFSKNIGATYWKWHAILDKHPELKSLKSKDVVNTMNTLRKFNFTLDDILTKPMILYTNELTLENRYSVFKECGFKVVTISLLSKYVAAMNRSVATLKSLGHIPYNMNVIEQLRQTFTDIDVNIYTDYACNESLELKILRQHILNYYLQQRLHMSMEEIERLWKVYSRLKHKSFHSVQKMVKVLLDELKFPRDRIAKNGFILHGDADNVRRIIKEIPTIDGQDIREILLRRPKIMMSSCDALLATLQHVKSFGIGEDAILRCLEVLTLGPDTVLERLRDLNEIEEFQVLNTNPRVLRLVHYQNKARLRLDYLNQLKVRCASLHILSCGSQAFVKFARDGSDRTKGCDIVVYLANIMDKPEHDVRNLLSRHPNWCHIPATQVKQCYEFLLSKEFTITDIYKNIHLLLYPTKRIDEKLKQLQTPEFLQDLQINRSLKNLSNNEILTLVLYLIESEFHFTGDGIWTEQHTQHVENFNNLLPDFPESLNKIYKYGVKPAGSTTTTPVTDSSKEYIINH; from the exons atgTTTCGCCAACATCCTAATCAACTGCAACTCTTTGTGCGTCAAATAGTTGCTACAATACCAAGATACTATGCCACAAGTAAATCCAAACCAGCGTCCGCAACCATAAACTCCAACAAGGACGATGAAGTGGTATTTTCACCAGAATTAGGagcaagttttttttctaaaaatatag GTGCAACGTACTGGAAATGGCACGCAATATTGGACAAACATCCCGAACTAAAGTCTCTAAAATCTAAGGATGTGGTCAACACCATGAACACTTTACGCAAATTCAACTTTACGCTTGATGATATTTTAACGAAACCAATGATTCTGTACACAAATGAACTAACTTTGGAGAATCGTTATAGTGTTTTCAAAGAATGTGGCTTTAAGGTGGTCACCATATCGCTGTTATCCAAATATGTGGCTGCCATGAATAGAAGTGTGGCCACTTTAAAATCGTTGGGTCATATACCTTACAATATGAACGTGATTGAGCAGTTACGGCAAACTTTTACCGACATAGATGTTAATATTTATACGGATTATGCTTGCAATGAAAGTCTTGAATTGAAAATCTTAAGACAGCATATACTAAATTATTATTTGCAACAGCGTCTGCATATGTCTATGGAGGAAATTGAAAGGCTGTGGAAAGTTTATTCTcgtttaaaacataaaagttttCATTCGGTACAGAAAATGGTGAAAGTTCTTTTAGATGAGCTCAAATTCCCCCGAGATCGTATTGCTAAAAATGGTTTCATTTTGCACGGTGATGCTGATAATGTACGAAGAATCATTAAGGAAATACCGACCATCGATGGCCAGGATATAAGGGAAATATTGTTGAGAAGGCCAAAAATAATGATGTCATCTTGCGATGCTTTGTTGGCTACACTACAGCATGTGAAATCCTTTGGTATAGGCGAAGATGCCATACTTAGATGTTTAGAAGTCTTGACACTGGGCCCAGATACGGTGTTGGAGCGCCTGAgggatttgaatgaaattgaagAGTTTCAGGTTTTAAATACGAATCCTAGAGTTTTGAGATTGGTCCATTATCAAAATAAGGCTAGGCTTAGATTGGATTATTTGAATCAATTGAAAGTTAGATGTGCCTCATTGCACATATTATCGTGTGGTTCGCAAGCATTTGTCAA ATTTGCTCGCGATGGATCCGATCGTACTAAAGGTTGTGATATTGTAGTATATTTAGCCAATATAATGGATAAGCCTGAACACGATGTACGCAACCTACTGTCCAGACATCCCAACTGGTGTCATATACCTGCTACACAAGTAAAACAatgttatgaatttttattaagtAAAGAATTTACCATAaccgatatttataaaaatatacatctACTATTATATCCAAC CAAACGTAtagatgaaaaattaaaacaattgcaAACACCCGAATTCTTACAAGATCTACAAATCAATAGAAGCCTTAAAAATCTTAGTAATAATGAGATACTCACATTGGTATTGTATTTAATAGAAAGTGAATTTCATTTTACCGGCGATGGTATTTGGACGGAACAACATACCCAGCATGTGGAGaactttaataatttgttaCCAGATTTTCCCgagagtttaaataaaatatataaatacggCGTTAAACCAGCCggttcaacaacaacaactccgGTAACGGATTCAAGCAAAGAATATATCATAAATCATTAA
- the Non3 gene encoding ribosome production factor 2 homolog gives MSLLLIRKPKTRKGKKVLMAREPQLIEGPRSMLFVDGRKCGGDVKSCMKDLQQLKKPLIKVLNRNNDITPFDDPSSLEFLTQKNDCAMFAFGSTSKKRPNNLILGRIFENEVLDMVELGIKHYQAMSEFKNDKIGTCVKPCLVFNGPKWAQTEELRRLRDLLIDTFQKDKVEAIRLQGIEHVMSFTCNDDMTILMRSYKIQLKKSGQKTPRIELVEIGPSADFSIRRTKIASEALYKQARKQPKELKESKTKNITHDNLGNTHGRVHMGKQNLGKIQTRRVKGLKKSSEERKADRLKKKEMLKAAAKEMLTNNE, from the exons atgtccTTATTACTAATCAG AAAACCTAAAACCCGCAAGGGTAAGAAAGTATTAATGGCCAGAGAGCCTCAGCTGATAGAGGGGCCACGATCCATGTTATTTGTAGATGGTCGTAAATGTGGTGGCGATGTTAAATCTTGCATGAAGGATCTACAACAATTGAAGAAACCTTTGATTAAGGTATTAAATCGAAACAATGACATTACACCTTTTGATGACCCTTCTTCCTTGGAATT ctTGACACAAAAGAATGACTGTGCTATGTTTGCATTTGGTTCTACCTCGAAAAAGAGGCCCAATAACTTGATACTTGGAcgtatttttgaaaatgaagTACTGGATATGGTGGAATTGGGTATTAAGCACTACCAAGCCATGTCCGAATTTAAAAATGACAAGATTGGCACTTGTGTAAAACCTTGTTTGGTTTTTAATGGCCCCAAATGGGCTCAGACAGAGGAATTGAGACGTTTAAGGGATTTACTTATTGATACCTTCCAAAAAGATAAAGTTGAGGCTATACGTCTGCAGGGCATCGAACATGTTATGAGTTTTACTTGCAACGATGACATGACAATTCTTATGAGATCCtataaaatacaattgaaaaaatcgGGCCAGAAAACACCTCGTATTGAATTAGTTGAAATTGGTCCATCGGCTGACTTCTCAATAAGACGTACCAAGATAGCCTCAGAAGCATTGTACAAACAAGCCCGTAAACAACCGAAAGAACTTAAAGAAAGCAAAACGAAGAATATCACACATGATAATCTGGGCAATACACATGGTCGTGTTCATATGGGCAAACAAAATCTGGGTAAGATACAGACAAGACGTGTTAAGGGTCTTAAGAAATCGTCAGAAGAAAGGAAGGCAGATCGTCTAAAGAAAAAGGAAATGCTTAAGGCTGCTGCTAAAGAGATGTTAacaaataatgaataa